The sequence AGTACACTTTCGACCGTTTCCTTGCCATGGACCAGCACCTTAAGCTCATAGCGCTTCTTGCCGCTCACCGCCGAAAAACGGCTCGTATCGCCGACCGTGAGGGGCATCGTGCGCACGTAGTAGAACGCCGACATGATGCTGTGCTCCATGCCCTGGATGGCGACCGCAGTATCGGCGGAGCGTTTGGTCTTGCGGGTTTTCATGTCGGTGAACACGGTGTCCGAAAGCCAGGCCTTTTCACCCTTGCGGTCGAAACGGATAACAGAGGTGTTGTGGAACGTGCCCTCGTGCAGGCGCTTGCGGAAGACTTCGGTCATGAGTCCCTTGTTACGCACGCGGGTGTACACCGTATCGTTTACCGGGTAGATTCGATTGATGGTCTTGTTGCCCGTCGCATGCGTCAAGAACTCCGTCTTGCCGCCAGCAATCGGCTTGACCTCGAGAGTCGCAGTACCAGCCGTAATGAACCCCCAACCAAGGCTGAAGGTCAGCTTTTCTCCCTTCATCCAGGGTGCATTCACCTCGGGAAGGTTGGGCTCACCGGCATAGGCGAAAGACAGCGCAAAGAGCAGCGCCGCGGTTAGACGAGAGACGAGAGAGGAAGGACGAGAGAGCATGAGTGTGTTCGGAGTTCAGAATTCAGAGTTCGGAATTAAAATAGTCGCGGCAAAGCCGCCTATTTTTACAATTCCGAATTCCGAAATCCGAATTCATAATTTTTGCAGGCTTACCCTTCGATATCCCCGAGGCCCTTGCGGTAAGCGACGAGTTTCTCACGGACTGCAGGGTCTGCGATGGCGACGATGTGGGCAGCGAGGTAACCGGCATTCTTGCCGTTGCCGATGCCGACTGTTGCCACCGGGATTCCCGGGGGCATCTGCACGATGGAGTGCAGGGCATCGACGCCGTTGAGCGGGCCGCCGGCGCAGGGCAGGCCGATAACGGGAAGGATGGTGTGCCCTGCGAGCACGCCCGGGAGGGCTGCAGCGAGGCCAGCAACACCGATGAGGACCTGGAGGCCTCGCCCGGCGGCTTCGCGAGCATACTTCGCGGTGGCGTTCGGGGTGCGGTGTGCGGAGAGAATGTTGAATTCCCACACGATGCCGAAGGCGTCGAGCACCGCGGTGATCTTGTCTACAGTTTCCTGGTCGGACTTGCTACCCGCAACGATACCGACCTTAGCATTTTCTTTTAAGTCCATTTTTGAATCCTTTTAAACTAATCCCTTCAGGCCTGGATTGCTTCGTCGTTTCACTCCTCGCAATGACGCTCAGAAAACTTTTTCCTTGCTAGTTCCTCACATGCATGTCATTGCGAGCGAAGCGAAGCAATCTCTAGCCAATTTTCCTTATTTCGCGAGTCTTGCAAGGCCCTTCTTGCCGATGTCCTTGCGGTAGAACTTGCCTTCGAACTGAACCTTTTCGGCGGCTTCGTAAGCGATATCGAGAGCGGCCTGAAGCGTTTCGCCATGGCCCACCACGCCGAACACGCGGCCACCGTTCGTGACCAGTTTGCCGTCCACCATCTTGGTACCGGCGTGGAGCACCTGGGCGCCGTTCTTTTCGGCTTCTTCGATACCCGTCACGACCTTGCCCTTTTCGTAGGAGCCCGGATAGCCCGCGCTTGCGAGCACGACGATTGCGGAGCTGCCCTTCGGAGCCTTCGGAGCACCGAGCTTCGCAAGTTCGCCCTTTTCGGCAGCGTCGAACAAAGCGAGCACATCGCCGTCGTAGAGCGGGAGCACAATCTGGCATTCGGGGTCACCGAGGCGGCAGTTGTATTCCACGACCTTCGGGCCCTTTGCCGTTACCATGATGCCCACATAGAGCACGCCCGTGTAAGGCTTGCCTTCGGCGGCCATGCCCTTGAGGGTCGGTTCGATAATCGTCTTCTTCACGACCTCGAGGAGAGCATCCGTCACCACCGGAGCCGGGCTGTAGGCGCCCATGCCACCCGTGTTCGGGCCCTTGTCATCGTCAAAGACGCGCTTGTGGTCCTGGGCCGAAGAGAGAATCACGTAGTCCTTGCCGTCGCAAACCACGAAGATGGAGGCTTCTTCGCCGTCCATGAATTCTTCAATCACGACCGTCTTGCCGGATTCGCCGAAGACGGCCTTGTCGCCGAGCATTTCTTCCACAGCGTCGTTCGCTTCCTTGTCGGTCATGCAGACGATGGCGCCCTTGCCCGCAGCGAGGCCCGACGCCTTCACCACGATCGGAGCCGGGTGTTCGGCGAGGAACTTCTTCGCGGAGGCGAGATCGGTGAAGGTCTCGAAGGCGGCCGTCGGCACGTTGTACTTCTTCATGATATCCTTGCTGAAGGCCTTGGAGCCTTCGAGCGCGGCAGCAGCCGCAGTCGGACCGAAAGCACGCAGCCCGCGACGGCGGAATTCATCCACCACGCCCGCGACCAGCGGAATTTCGGGGCCGATGACCGCGAGGTCAATCTTTTCGGCCACGGCGAGGTCAGCGATCGCACCAGGGTCAGCCACATCCACCGGCACGCACTTGCCAAGGTTTGCCATGCCCGGATTGCCCGGAGCGCACACGAGAGTGTCGCACAGCGGCGACTTCTTGACTGCAAGAGCGATGGCATGTTCGCGACCACCGCTACCAACGACGAGAATATTCATATAGCGTATCCTTTACTGTTACGGAGGATAATTTAGAAAAATGCGGGGAACGAGAAAAAAACACCCACGCGACAAACCCTTAATTCATAATCTCCCAATGGCCGTCTTTTAGCAATACGCAGGGTTAAGCCCCGCTTTTTACTAATTGTATGATGTCGGCGTTGGCAAAATGGTTCTCGACAATCTCTGAAACCTTAGCTCTTTGCTTTACTTCTTTTCTTTAAGTTTCCGTATTGCTCAATAAACTGTTCCTTTTGCATTTCAATCTCGCGGGCCAGAATTTCCTTAGAAGGAATGTAGGTCAGATATTGTGCTGCATACATGCGTTTATTTGTTGCAAGTGTTGAAAAACGAGCAACATCGGCATTAGTGTCGGAGCAGAGAATTATGCCAATTGTCGGGTTATCTCCTTCGGTCTTTTTGATTCAAAATCGCATTTTCCAACGTTGACTCAGTCACCGCTGCATCCTGATTTACTCCAAGAAATTCTGCAATCAAAGGATTCTTGATAAACTCCGAACGCTCCTTCTGATAATCGGCCGTCATTTTTTTCATTTCCTTGACAACGGTAGCCCTTTTAGCCTTGGGAGTTTGCATTAACCGATAGTAATATTGAGACGCAATATTCCGCTTTAGGGTGCGATAATCCCATTGCTGCGAAGCGGCTTCCTGCATATACCACGTTCGAGCATCGATGTCATTGACACGCATAAGGCATTCGTAATGGCTCCATGACAATTGGGTAGGCAGAGCCTGCCTTATTTCCTCACTTTCAAAAAGGGCAGGCAATGCCTGCCCTTTTGCAGCAATCGCTTTCTTAAACTCTACAGGCAGAGTTTGAAATACCTGTAAACCCTGAAAATTAAGATAAAATTTCCTATAACTTTTTAACGATGCGATCGAGAAACCCTTTCCGAATTCAGCAGTTAAATTTTCGGAAGCCGTTTCAACAACATGTTTCCCATAATCAGCTCTAGCCTTTCCCTGCTGTTCCTGTTCCACAATTCGCCAGCCCAGTAGCCAATTGCAGGCGACCTGCATCAGATTTGCCGCACGAAAACTCATATTCCGTGCCGTAGAAACGATGCTCTTCAAATCCGTTATGAAGTCGGCGTTGAGGTTCGCGTTGCTCTTTGACGAAGCGAGTTTCTTTTTAGACATAGTGGCCCCTTTGAAAAAAAGAAAAACATTTGACAATCATCAAATGCCTTTCGGAGCCTGCACTATTAGGAACCGCAGCTGAAATGTAGATAATATTGGGATTCTGGCAAGGGGCTTAAGGAAATTTTACACTAGGCTCAGCCGCAGTTGTTCGGAAATTCCGAACAACTGACGAGACTAAATTTTTTCCAGCTCGTCTCTCATGGCGGAGCGATTCTTGAACCGCGACAGCCAAGATATTCTTGGCTCCGTCATTGTTTACAAACAGGCGTTGCCTTTCGATTCGCTCGAAAAGATTCAGCATGTCATTCGTGAAATAGCGCGCATCTCGGTAAGCGATAAGGCCACCGTCGCAATACCTGCGGACGATGCTATCGAACTGGACGGTAAGATCCTCAAGTTTTAGTGGTTGCATGGTTCGGGTTTCCATGGCTCTTTAGACAATTCTTCCGCAACTTGCGGAAAATTTTTGCGGATACAATTACGCTTCCGATTCACCGATTAGAAAATCTCCTTTGATTAATACGAGAACTTCGCGTGGATTCATGATTGCACAATCTACTTAGCACGGCGCAATACGTATTTTCCCTTGCCTGCGCCCACAACAGGTTCCACTATATTTAGCGTTTTCATCCGCTTTATAAGATTGGTCGCAGTAGCCGGAGCACACTTTAAGATATCCACAATATCGCCAGCACCAAAAACTTGATTTATTTGGATTTCGTTCACAAGTTGCAATATTTTATCCCTTACCGAGGCATTCAACTTAGCATCTAAAATCTCAGATTTGAGCTGAGCAATCCCTAAGTTTTCGCCATCAATCCCTAAGTTTTCGCCATCAATCCCTAAGTTTTCGCCATCAATCCCTAAGTTTTTCGACCCAAATCCCGAATTTTTAACGATAGCCTTCAAAATGAAAGCATCCTGCCGATATTCTGGTTTCGGCAATCCCTGCGCCTCCATTTCCCGACACATGCGATCAACACCTTCCCCAAAATCCTTCACATACTTGTAGTCCTTCAGGTATTCCGCAATATGCGAATTACGGGCAAAATGAGCGTTTCTGATCGTTTCTATCTTCACTTGGCTCGGAAGGTTCCCCGGAGACTCGACAACAAGATGGTCATCGAACATTTTTATCTGGATTTCCGTCCCCCGAATGGAATAATCTCTATGGGTCACAGCATTGACAATAAGTTCAGTACGGACAAATTCAGGATACTCCTGCTCCGTCGTGAAGATTCCTCCCTTAGTCAGATAAGTCCGTTCCTTAATCTGCGTCTGGATATAGGCGACAGCCTTCTGAACTTGTTCAAGAATCCGCCCCTCAAATGTTACGTCCTTAACAACATTCATTTCCGCACCGAATTTTTCCTCGATTCCCTCATAACGGATGAAACGCACTCTTGCACGCGGGAAGAACAACTGCGGGTTTTTGCCAAAAAGAAGTACTGCGGCAACACTCAAATGAACAACACCCTCTTTTACTTTAGCAAAGTTCTTATTATGCAACAGATACTCACGCGGAGACTTAGAATAGCCGATTAAATTCAAATATTCTTTGAGATAAGCCTCATCAATATCATCATAACCGGATTCCGGCACAAGAACATCTTCAAACGAACGCAGGCCCTTGTCGAAACTGAGAGTCATACGGTCATCGTAAGACAAAATCTTAGACTTGTCGCCAATTCGCAAATAAGCATCATGGGCCTGATTTTCGTGAACGAACGGACTTGCTTCGATATGGAATACCAGTACATGGTTCGCGTGCCCCTTATAATCAACGCACTCAACAAATTCGTGAGCGAAAGGGACTGTCGGCATACAGAAATCCATCGGGACTCGCAACAGCTCATTTACTTCGCGTTTGTGATGATCGACACCCTCTATTCTACGAGTCTTGTCCGAAATTCCAACAACGAGAATCCCGCCATCCGCATTGGCGAACGCACAGACATGGTTCGAAAAATCGCGCGGAGCAATATTGACGCTCTTGCGGTCAAAAGTCTGAGATTCTTCCATTGCAAGGATTTCTTCTATACGCATATTTTTCCTCTAGGCGTTAAAATAGATTTTTAGACGGGCGAGGGCAATAGGTTGAACTGTTACTCATTTTTCAATTCCTTTCTATCCTTATTCTTCCAAAAAATGAGGCCGTTCCGGGCGCCTCCGGCAACGAGGGCAGCAGCCATTGACGGGACCACGGGGTGACCCAGCCGTTCGTCGTTGTGCGCGACGGGCTAATTTGCTGGATGCAACGCAAGGCAGAGACGCTGGCCGAAGAAACGATTCCGTCCACCTCGATTCCGTCGGAACAGATTTTTCCTTCGAAATGCGCCTTTGGTTTGCCCTTCGGGCCATAATCGAAATGCACGACATCGCCCACGATCAAAAGCCCCGCCTTCACAATCTCGTACAAAGCATTGCTCTTGTCTGTTGCCTTCAAGGACTCCTTTTCCTGCGTCAATTCCAAATCCGGGAAGTCGTAAAGCACCTCACCCTTGCCGTTCATATATTTTTCGATATGCTGAATCTGCACATCGACCTTCTGCATCGAAGCCCATTCCTCAAGGTCGCTCGGAGAATAGTCTATCGGCAAAGAGACAATCGGGTCCTTTTCCAGAATCTTCTGGACAAAACCGTGCACATGGATTTGCTGGATTTTCAGGTCGGATTCAAGAAGCTTCGAGAACTCCTTCTGCTTTCCGATTTCTGCAATGCAAAGTTCCGTAATCTTGTTCTTCGTCTCGCGATTCATCACCGCGACAAGCTGCTTGCTGACTTGCGGAGCAATATGCCCCCACGTTTCGTGGTCGCCGCGTTCCACCTCCAAGATGAACCATCGGTTTCCCTTGAAATCTACGATGATGCCATCGGGAACAGTCCCCTTGCCGCCAGAAGTCCGGATTAAACTTTTCGGCAGCAAGATGGAATAGTCTCCGAAGAGAAGCTTGAAGTTGCGGGCGACAACCTTCTCGACCTCTTCTTCGGTCTTGAATTGAACCTTGGAATAGAATGTGCCAGTGGGAGTGAAAAGCATGGGTAACCTTCTAATGGAACAAAAAAATTATTGATAGGTTACACGACCAACATCATCTATCGTAATTACATTCTGTTTTTGCAATTGGTCAATCACGCGGTCAATCTCTTCATCTGTAATCCCACCTCGGAAATTGAACATATCCTTGATGAAACTAGTTAAAGATTTTCTTTTCCCGGGCTTTGACTTTCGAATTCGCTCAACAATATTGGGAAATTCAGCAGCAAACCTTGCTGTTGATGAGTTCTGTTCCTCCTCTTCTTTTCGAGCCATTTGCAACATTGTCTGTGCAAGATGGAGTTTATCGCGATAAGAAAGAGATTTGGCTAAAGATTCAACTTCTTGATAGGTCATTATAACAAATCCTCTCATAATCATCTTTTATGTGCAATACGTCTTGTTTTAAATCATCAAATGGTTTATCCTTCCACTCATTATAACATCTCAAAGCAATTCTTGAAGGAAGAGACTTATTAAAACCATTTTGTTCACTTTTGAAAATAAGATTAAACTCACAATAGCACTGTTTTAAGGGTATACCCAAAATAAATGACATTTTTTCCAACGCTCCTGAAATAGTTCCAAAATTCATTGCTTCGACAGCCCGCTTTTTGAATTTTGAAAGAAAAAAAACCACTAGAGAAACGTTCCGATTACTAAGCGCAGTATTTGCATATCTAAATTTATTTTTTTTGCTTAGCCAATCTTTCAACGGCACATAAGTGTTGTTATTGAGGCCATGATATCCAACATATAAAACATCTTCATTAGATTCAATACCACACATACTTTTATCCCAAATAAACGGATATAAACCAACATATTCATTTTCGTTAAAATTGCCCATTTTTTCATTCCGATTACTCATTACCAAAAATGCAAGATGTCCCCTTAAGCTTTTGGAATCCCCTAAGCCCAACTCCCAATTACACCATTTTGACATAAAAGATTTTTTTGTACCAACAAAAATAAACCTATCAGCACTTTTTATTTTTTTTATTAATTTATCAGCCGTATCTGCATTCGTCGCTGAAGGCATTAAAGGATCGAATGCGTCTATATAAACATTTACATTATACGCTTTCTTCAAAAAACGCGCTACAGAGTATGCATATTTAAGGTCTTCATGAGCATGAGACAAAAAAACAGTTACATTTGACTCATTATAATCATTATTTAAGTCGTCATTTATTTTTTCATAAAATTTCAATTTTTCTTCGTCTTTGATTCTTCTGTCACCATATTTTCGAACACCGAATTTAATGTCTTGCATTCTTTTATTTTGAGATTCGACATAACATTTATAAACATCATTAAGAGAATCAATTTTCAAATCAAAAATTTCGTTTAAATGGACATCATTATTCAAGCACATAGTAGACTTTTCTATAATTACCCTTTATAAGATTGAACATCATTAACTATTTCAAGTACGCAATCAACCAATTCTGCTTTATTCTTCACATAATCTAACTCTCCTAATTTTTTTAATTTAGTCTTCAAAAAATCTGAATTGTAGCCAAATTCTTCCATTTCTTTGCAGATTTCATTCCAAATGACGTTCGTCATTCCACCTGTTGATCCAATTGGTATTATAAAGAGTCCTTTTTGATGAGCTATGTCAAATTCTTTTTTTACTCCATCCGCATTAACAACTTCCTTCTTTTCATTTATTTTTCGTCCAAAAAGAACTATTTGTATACCAGACTCATCACACATTTCTTCTCTATAAGATTTCCAAAGGCGTTCTTTTTCCGCCATGTTTGCAATATTACGAGGAAACGGGTGCATTATAAGGTATTTTGAACTAGATGATGCTGAATATTTTTCATATGCAGTCCGTAAACACGCGGTAATAACAGCACTACCTACTCCAAGACCATAGCCTGATACAATCTGATTTTCTTTTCCTACCAAAGATGACGTCAAATCACTTATAAAAGAGTCGATATCATTTGTACGTTTTTTATAATCATCATCAGACTCATCAATTTCCCGACAATATGATCCTGAAATGAATATACGATTTCTTTTGGCATATTTAGAAAGATCTCGCAACAATTGAGGTATTTCCTTAAAATCATTAATTTCTATAGATGTAATATTGTAATTTTTTTTCAAATCTTCTTTAAACAACTCATATTCTACTTCTCGATCTTTTTTATCTTGCGTACAAATAATCCAGAAATGTTCCGGCATGTTATCTTTTGTTAAAGAATGTCTTAACTCTGCTAAAATATATTTAACATCAGGATCTTTAAAACTAAATCCTGCAAAAATAAAAGTTTTTCTTATAAGAGCTGTTTTTAAAGCGTATATAAAATTTTTTTTATTTTCAAAAAAATCTTCATAATCGGAACTTGTAATCACACAATTTTCGGGATCACAATAATCCCCATGAACTTTATATATAGGAATAGCGCCCTTTTTCTCTTTTTCCAATAAATCCTTATTATTCACAATTACACATGGCTCTTTTTTATTTTCACGCAACGCATTTTCTATCATCGGATCATAATTTGTTGTCCAAATTTCGGACACATCTAACTTGGCTAATTCTTTCTGATTATCAGAAATTACCCCTTTTGAAAAGCCCTCTCTTATAGCCTCATTTATTTTTTTTCTCCCTTCAGGCTGATTTGCCACAAATTGAGCAAATTGTATAAGATCTTCATTTCCTATATAATTACCATCTTTATCTTTTTTGAGCTTTAAATTCAAAGGGGAAATTAAGGGTTCAATCAAACCATTCCAATCAACCAACTTACATGGAACAGAAAAACCAGCCCCAATGTAAAACGCCAATTCGCCTGATTGAAGTCGATTTACAAGTTTATTAAAAATTGTTGGTTCCATAACAGACTTCTCCTATTTTTTCATTCATCATCTTTGTGTAAACAAGGAAGTTTTCCATCAAGCCATGCTTTAAATTTAACATAACAAGCCTCGTTATCATTTACCCATAGAGTCAACTCATCTGAACCCTTTTTTGGATTTTCAGATATGTAAGGATAAATCCCTAAATATTCTTGTCCTTGATAAACATCAGAACTAGACGTTCCTCTTATTAAAGGACAAATAGCAACTCTTCCCTTTAACCCATCCATTAGTCCTAATTCCCATGGCATCCATTTAGAACTTGGAGCGTTTTCGGAGGTTACATAAAAAAGACATTTGCAATTTTTCATCCGGTTTTTAATAACATTTGCAGTTTCTTTTGTCACGCTAGTACGATCTAATGTATTATCTTCAATCCAGTCAACATATATTTCATAACCATATTGCTTTTTCAAATATTTTACCAATCCCGCAACAGCTATTCGATCCTTATAGCTATGAGACAGAAAAATATCATACTTTTTTAAATCATCAAACTGAGAAAAACAATACATCTCAGAATTGAGTCTAACAGATTCTTGTGCAGCACTTTCAACAATTGTACCGCGACTTTCACGTGCAATTTTTTCAAAACGATTAATATTAAATAAAGCCATTCTTTAACCTCTCACCTTAATTGCTTTTTCAACCCAATCTTCTAAATGTTCTGCAATGTCATTGTATGCATCGTTAGGATTTGGATTATAACATGGTACCACAGAAGATAATGGATTACCATTTTCAAAGAATATTTTATCAAAGGGATTATCACCCATATTAGAAAACCCCATATAACCATATCGACAAAGCAAAGGATCTTTTATACGATGGATGTATATTCCAAAAACACCCATTCCCTTATTCCATGCTCGTCGAATTTCGTAGTCAACCCAAGGTCTTTCCGAGGTATGTTCCCCCACAAGGACAATCAAACACGAGCGATACTGCATATTGGCATCAATCCAGCGACGAATGGCCTCGTCTCCACCTTTCTTTACTTCTTCCCAATCATTATCAGATACAGCCGTATTTCCTTCAATAGCCCCAATATTACGAATTTGAGCAACTCGACGAGAATCTTGCTTATAGTGGAAACTATAAAAGACTTGACGTTTCATACTTTACCACCCTATTTTTAATAGTTTTTATAAAGCCAATTCAAAGCTTTTTCCCATTTCGTTTTTGCGATAGCCATTTCTTCTCCATAACCTTCACAAAGCATACCCGCACATTTCATTATACGCTTCAACCTATCCGAATAAGGATTCATGAAATTTGATTGCCAATTTTCAAGATCATCCTTTACAAGAGAAATAGGTCTTTTGTATGGTATTGGGTAAAATATTTTTAGACTTTCATCACAACGTTTTGAAAACATTCCTGCGTGTACTTTCGCTATCTCTTGGGGCAAAGATTTCCTGTTTCGGTTTTCTCTTATCGTATCAACAGTTGCCAATTCATGAAAGATCCAAGGCGAAAATGTCCCCTTTTGCGTATCTTGAATGGATATAGATTCTGATGATTTTAAAAATATAAAGCACTCTGAATAATCAATCATTTGAGTTAATGCGTGACTAAGCATCATATGAACATGAGCGGTACTATAATTTATTTTCTTATAATCATATTTTCCATATTCATCCTTACTAAATTTTGCGTCTATTTTTTTTTGCAAATCAGCAATACAGCCCCACAAATCAGAATCAATAAACGCATTTAATTCGAAATTTCTCTTTAACCATTGAGCAAATTTTCGCACATTTAATTTATTCTGGCCCGAATGAGATAAAAAAACGGGAAATTCAGCAGAAGGAAAGAATAAATCGCACAACTCTTTAGCGTTCAAAAATGCTTTTTTAGCACTAAGAATATTTTCTAACGTTTCTATAATCTTAGAGGTTTTAACATCATCATAAATAGACAATGATGATTCATTCTTAATTAAAGGGGCAATATTTTCTAAATCCAATACATATGCTCTAAACATAAAACATCTCCATTTATATTATCTTTTCTCCACGGCTTCGATTTCTGCGGTATCGGCAATGTCGTAGAGTTGATAGACGATTTCGTTCACGCGTTTTTCTAATTCCGTTGTGTCTTCACCGTTTTTCTTGGCGAAAATGATTTGGTCGGCGAGGGTGGCGAGTTGCTGCAGGAGTTCCGTGTTGTTTAGGGGGATGCGGAGGTTTTCGAAGTAGGCTTTGCGGATTTCACGGGTGCCGCCCATGAGTTCGGGGCAGTTGTACCATATCCAGAGTTTGACGAGGTTCGAGTTAAAGATTGCAAGAAGGGCTTTCAGTAAGTTATAGCCACTAGGAGAGGAGATTCCCGCCTTCGCGGGAATGACATCGCCGGATGTTTCTGCACTGGATTGCTTCGCTTCGTTCGCAATGACGTTTTCCGTTCCCTTTGGCAAATTCTGCGAATTGTCCTTTTCTGTAATGATAAAAGATTTGTCGTTGCCGAAAGAGCCGGTTTCGTCATAGGTGAACGGGAATACCGAAGTCATATTCGGGTACATGATTTTTGGTTTGGCAAATTCTTTATAATAATCAGCAGCCCAACGCTGTAATGCATACCATTCGTAGCGAATGCCTGTTTCGGCCTTGTTTCGTGCTGAGAGTTTTTCTTTGTAACTCAGCAGATGTTTGTAAACAGCGGGATATTCCCTTTCAAATTCAGTCTCGGCCTCTTTGGAACACCCGACAATGTTCGGATTCAAATGTAACGGGAAATGCCACGGAACGAATAATATATATTGATCTTCCTTTTCCGTCCTCCAAGCATCAATATCTCGCCCACGTAATAACGGCTTTATTATTTCAGCACTTTTCGCATCTTCAGAAATTAATTTCTCTCTTGTTTTGCCATCAATAAAGAAAGCATCATTATAACCTGTCTTTAAGCCGTAATTAATTGTAATCGGCATATCTTTCAGAGCCGTGCCGACGTTCATTTTCTGCAATACGGAATCGTGGAGTTTGTTGCGGATGCTCCATTCGCTTGCTCCGAAATTTTCTGTCGAGAACTCGAATGTCGCAGCCTTGACTTCTTTTTCGAATTCGCCGTGATAGATCTTGCTGTTCAGTGAGCACGCCAAAACGGGCATCTTGTCGCCGGACTTTTGCGATACGAATATGCACACGTAAATGGTCGCATCGGCAAAGAACTGAACATCGCCAAAGTTGAGAATTTTCTTGAGCGAGGTCTGGCTCATGAATCGCCGCAGTTCCTTGCCGTAATCCACGAGCATCCACTTGTTCGGCATGATGAACGAGAAATATCCGTTCTTTTTCAGCAGGCTGTAGGCGCGTTCCACAAAAAGGCAATAAAGGTCTGCAGACTTGTTATAGCAACTGTAATCGCGTTTGCTGTAGACGTCGCTCATTTCGCCTATGCTCTGGAGCTGCACATACGGCGGGTTTCCAATAATTGCATCAAAGCCAACAAAGCGACCTTTTTCGTCCAAAACTTCTGGAAATTCGAACATCCATTCGAGCGAGTTGGAAAAATCGATGGTATTACCCGCAGAACCCTTGTATTCGTCAAACATTTCAATCTGTCCGTCTTCAACCATTCGGCTCTTGAGCGACGCAATCTTGTGCCGGAGCATCATCTTGGAACTCTGCGACTTGCCCGTTTTGTATTCCTGCACAAGCTGTCTGTATTCAATAAGGCTATTCTTGAGGCTGTCCCGTTTGCGGTCGGCTCGTTCATCACGAGTAAGATAATCCGCAATCAAGCGTCCGTTCTGCACGGGGTATTTGCTCAGCAGCGAATCGCCGACTTTGATATTGATGTCGATGTTCGGGAGTGTCTGAAGTTGTTTGTAGCCGCTTTCCTTGGTGTAGTAGGCGTTCTTCAAAAGTTCAATCCAAAGGCGCAAACGGCAGATATTCACGCTGTTGGGGTTCAAGTCAACACCGAAAAGGCATTTCTCGATAATGCGGCGTTTCTCGTTGAACAAGGCTTCTTGATACCGCTGGCTTTCTTCGTTGCCCGGTTTGTATTCAAACGGTTCGCCCTCGTCATCAACAACAGAAAGTTCGTCGTTATCCACTTTCAAAATCAGGTCGCGACGTTTGATGCGTTTGCCGTCTGCATCGCATAGAATGTTCAATTCCGATTTGATTGCAAGCAGGCGATTA comes from Fibrobacter sp. UWH4 and encodes:
- a CDS encoding Eco57I restriction-modification methylase domain-containing protein yields the protein MSIKFISPKKSVNSAFLKLPVPVEKMEDFKLSLRNLYSKRNPAQDEEYHKGEIWNFLRKIFEPDYSVQVNRPIDLCVFNGNTASAKPAVIIEAKSPTNAAEMLSAEHPNVKSLQELVYYFMLEYVHSGNHEIKWLAITNFDEWYFFDVKDFIRYFGNKTKPIYDQFLKFKANQMSGNKTSDFYNEIAKPAIDDFLASCDINVVHFNLEDACKNVIASPGSKSGINSAKQSPPACHPERSVSGVEGSKKLLPLFKFLSPETLLAKPFANDSNSLDRNFYAELLHIIGLEEVKEDKGSKKVIRRKKPANRDKASLLESAIYQLEIKESDANKCEETALRLCITWINRLLFLKLVESQILMYQKGDASYRFMSSDKIKGFDELNIFFFKVLGKKVDDRDADVKAKYPNVPYLNSSLFEPTEDESKLMIGNLLDNDLEIFNKTVLKDERGKRAKGTLPNLDYIFKFLDAYNFASDAQGGVTSTSKTLINASVLGLIFEKINGYKDGSFFTPGFITDYVARDVLERTVVQKFNEKKSWKCENLEDVSDKIEDISEANEIVDDIRVADVAVGSGHFLVSALNRLLAIKSELNILCDADGKRIKRRDLILKVDNDELSVVDDEGEPFEYKPGNEESQRYQEALFNEKRRIIEKCLFGVDLNPNSVNICRLRLWIELLKNAYYTKESGYKQLQTLPNIDINIKVGDSLLSKYPVQNGRLIADYLTRDERADRKRDSLKNSLIEYRQLVQEYKTGKSQSSKMMLRHKIASLKSRMVEDGQIEMFDEYKGSAGNTIDFSNSLEWMFEFPEVLDEKGRFVGFDAIIGNPPYVQLQSIGEMSDVYSKRDYSCYNKSADLYCLFVERAYSLLKKNGYFSFIMPNKWMLVDYGKELRRFMSQTSLKKILNFGDVQFFADATIYVCIFVSQKSGDKMPVLACSLNSKIYHGEFEKEVKAATFEFSTENFGASEWSIRNKLHDSVLQKMNVGTALKDMPITINYGLKTGYNDAFFIDGKTREKLISEDAKSAEIIKPLLRGRDIDAWRTEKEDQYILFVPWHFPLHLNPNIVGCSKEAETEFEREYPAVYKHLLSYKEKLSARNKAETGIRYEWYALQRWAADYYKEFAKPKIMYPNMTSVFPFTYDETGSFGNDKSFIITEKDNSQNLPKGTENVIANEAKQSSAETSGDVIPAKAGISSPSGYNLLKALLAIFNSNLVKLWIWYNCPELMGGTREIRKAYFENLRIPLNNTELLQQLATLADQIIFAKKNGEDTTELEKRVNEIVYQLYDIADTAEIEAVEKR